The DNA sequence CAAAGTGTGGACTCTTCGATGGATGACTGCCTCACTGAAAGACttaattagaaagcaaattacactGACTGTTCTTAACTGGTTTCATACTCATTACTGTTGTGAGTTAGAGTAAATAGAATGGCCACAAGTCCACTGAAACATTATTGTCCTATTATAAAAGTGTGTATTGCTATTAGTACTTTACTTCTGTATTATTGAAACTGATGTTGACTGTCTGTTCTCAGGCCTGTCACACACCCCACGCTCCGACAAATCCgagatcgccttcaacttgaatgATGTGGAGACCTACTTGACTTACACCAAGGCCATGCGAGAGTTCCTGGTTATGTACGACGACGACAAACAGCGGGACCAGATGAAATACGAGGATTGTGGAGGTACAGGAAGTGTTCCATTCCGCTCTCTACCCCCTACCCTTAGCTCCTAGTCCTACCCTAGTCCTACCCTAGCTCCTAGTCCTACCCCTAGCTCCTAGTCCTACCCCTAGCTCCTAGTCCTACCCCTAGCTCCTAGTCCTACCCCCAGCTCCTAGTCCTACCCCCAGCTCCTAGTCCTAGCCCCAGCTCCTAGTCCTAGCTCCTAGTCCTACTCCTAGTCCTACCCCTAGCTCCTAGTCCTACTCCTAGTCCTAGCTCCTAGTCCTACCCCCAGCTCCTAGTCCTACCCCCAGCTCCTAGTCCTACCCCCAGCTCCTAGTCCTACCCCCAGCTCCTAGTCCTAGCCCTAGCTCCTAGTCCTACCACCTGCCATGACACAGACCTAAGAGGTGCTCAGTGTGGTGGAAGCTCTACTTAGATGGAGGTGGTACCATCATCTTCTAGCATTTTGCTTATTGAATCCTTTCTGACAGTCTAACATCAGGTGGGATAGGAACTAAGTGTCCAGGACATGGAATGGAGTTGTGTATTGGCTTCAGAGAGAAGGTGTTTTTTGTAATTTGTTTTGATGAATTAGTTGAAGCGAGCAGTTGTGGCTTCCTGTGCTCAGTTGTTTATTTTTGATTTGTCCTCCTCCTGCCTTCAGAGCAACCCGAAGACTATAAGAACCGTGGTGACCTGGAGAGTGATGTGGGGATCAGGAAGGCCTGTCGCTTCCAGAGGAGCTGGCTTGGGCCTTGCTCCGGGATGGAAGACAGAGACTTTGGCTTCAAGGAAGGAAAACCCTGCCTGATCGTCAAGCTCAACAGGATCGTCAACTTCAGGCCACGGGTAAATATCCTAAGGACATATGAAAAGTTGACCCCTTGTATAAACTGGTCACTTTGATATTTCCAGTGGCCCCTGGTTGTTAGTTATAGCATATTACCTACTTTTACCCAAAGTAGTAGTACATTATTGAATACAAAATCTACATAAACTTTCTTAGGTAAAAGTGTTACTGTTTTTAACAGATTGTTTTGCCTCCTTCCTCACTGTGTACATATCCTCCATTCTTTCAGCCCCCCAGCTCCAATGAAAGCATCCCTGAGGGAGCCCAGACCAAGGTCCAGCCCAACGTCATGCCCATCTTCTGCACCAACAAGGTACAGTACGCCAGACAGAATTAGATGGAACAACATCGAATCACAATTGATCATTCCAATGTCAGTTGACAGTAGTCAGTAAAGCACATTGAAGCCTAAGggaatgttgacttgaatggggaatGTTCATTCGAGCAATTCTAGAATTGCTTTCGATGAATAGTCCCTGTTCCGTCACTAAACCAGGCATTGTAAATGTGTTTCTGGGTGAAGGTCAGATGTCAGAATGACCAAAATAGCACCGTCTTTCTCCTTTTGACTGTCTCACCCAATCTCTttgcagagagaggaggacgcTGGTAAGATGGGTGAGGTGAAGTACTACGGCATTGGGGAAGGTTTCCCCCTCCAGTATTACCCTTACTACGGCAAGCTGCTCCACCCCCAGTACCTGCAGCCCCTAGTGGCCCTCCAGTTCGTCAACCTCACCATGAACAC is a window from the Oncorhynchus kisutch isolate 150728-3 unplaced genomic scaffold, Okis_V2 scaffold1407, whole genome shotgun sequence genome containing:
- the LOC109890491 gene encoding sodium/potassium-transporting ATPase subunit beta-233, translating into MSSNKDDGGWKKFVWDSDKGEFCGRTGGSWFKILGFYLIFYAFLAGVFIGTIQALLLTLSNYKPTWQDRVAPPGLSHTPRSDKSEIAFNLNDVETYLTYTKAMREFLVMYDDDKQRDQMKYEDCGEQPEDYKNRGDLESDVGIRKACRFQRSWLGPCSGMEDRDFGFKEGKPCLIVKLNRIVNFRPRPPSSNESIPEGAQTKVQPNVMPIFCTNKREEDAGKMGEVKYYGIGEGFPLQYYPYYGKLLHPQYLQPLVALQFVNLTMNTELRIECRAYGENIGYSEKDKFQGKFDVKFTVTNL